AGAAAAAGGTTCCGGGCATAGGCACTGATATCAAGGTAATGGGTATGAGGGATGGAGATGAGATCACTGTTACTGTGGGCTGTGCTATGGTGGGCAGACACATTGACGATATGGACAGTTATATCAGTATCAAACAGCAGATGAACAACTATGTCCATGACCTCGCGCTGAAGTATACTGACAGGAAGGTCAATACCTATGTCAACACTGCAGATAATTATGACCATGGATCTGTGTTCCTGACCGTCACAGGTACTTCTGCAGAAATGGGTGACGATGGTTCTGTTGGAAGGGGTAACCGTTGCAATGGTCTGATCACTCCCAACAGGCCTATGAGCATGGAAGCAACAAGTGGTAAGAATCCCATCAATCACATTGGCAAACTTTACAACCTGCTTTCTACAAAGATGGCAATGCAGATCGTTCAGGAAATCCCTGATGTTGAGGACGTGTACATAAGGATACTTTCCCAGATAGGACAGCCCATAGACCAGCCATTGGTGGCAAGTGCTCAGATCATCCCGAAAAAGGGAACACACTTCGAATCCATCAGGTCTGAAGCCAATGCCATCATTGATGAGGGCCTGGCCAACGTGGTAGACATCACTAAAATGATAATAAAGGGTGAATTGGACACATTCTGATGTCCTTTTTGTGAAGAAGGACACTCATTCCTTCTTTCCCTTCATTTTAAAGAGCCCTTAAATCAATTTTTCCGAAAAGGCTAAGTAGTATGATGCTTATCAGTGTGATACTCGTGAGGTATGTCCTCAGTGATTTATCGCGTTGTCCCGCCTTAACTCAGTGGTAGAGTGCGCGGCTGTAGTATGGTCATGTGACGTCAGTCACACATTACCGCGCAGGCACCGCGATGCCCCCGGTTCGAGTCTGGGAGGCGGGACCAAATCCCTAACGAAAGGTTTAAATGTAAAAACCCCCTTTTAGGGGTACTCGCGATCACAGCGTCCGAATAGTGTAGTGGCCTATCATGAAGCCCTGTCGAGGCTTCGACCCGGGTTCGAATCCCGGT
This DNA window, taken from Methanomethylovorans hollandica DSM 15978, encodes the following:
- a CDS encoding methionine adenosyltransferase translates to MIRNIKVEPLTETPVNRQQIELVERKGIGHPDSISDGLSEAVSRALCAEYIKKCGAVLHHNTDETQIVAGRSCPAFGGGEVIQPIYTLLVGRATKEFEGVEIPTDAVALSAARQYLRKHIVDMDLERDIIIDCKLGTGSSDLRDVFRKDSVPFANDTSFGVGHAPFSELENIVYNTERQLINDLKKKVPGIGTDIKVMGMRDGDEITVTVGCAMVGRHIDDMDSYISIKQQMNNYVHDLALKYTDRKVNTYVNTADNYDHGSVFLTVTGTSAEMGDDGSVGRGNRCNGLITPNRPMSMEATSGKNPINHIGKLYNLLSTKMAMQIVQEIPDVEDVYIRILSQIGQPIDQPLVASAQIIPKKGTHFESIRSEANAIIDEGLANVVDITKMIIKGELDTF